Proteins encoded within one genomic window of Amorphoplanes friuliensis DSM 7358:
- the fdxA gene encoding ferredoxin translates to MTYIIAEPCVDVLDKACIEECPVDCIYEGNRMLYIHPDECVDCGACEPVCPVEAIFYEDDVPEQWKDYTNANYEFFEGLGSPGGASKVGKIEKDTPFVAAQAPRGDH, encoded by the coding sequence GTGACCTACATCATCGCTGAGCCCTGCGTCGATGTGCTCGACAAGGCGTGCATCGAAGAATGCCCCGTCGACTGCATCTACGAGGGCAACCGGATGCTCTACATCCACCCCGATGAGTGCGTCGACTGCGGTGCGTGCGAGCCGGTCTGCCCGGTCGAGGCCATCTTCTACGAGGATGACGTCCCGGAGCAGTGGAAGGACTACACCAACGCGAACTACGAGTTCTTCGAGGGCCTCGGCTCGCCCGGTGGCGCGTCCAAGGTCGGCAAGATCGAGAAGGACACCCCGTTCGTGGCGGCACAGGCGCCTCGAGGCGATCACTGA
- a CDS encoding SDR family NAD(P)-dependent oxidoreductase: MTSQAIITAGSAGIGFETARGLLRSGYAVTIIARDEARGASAVRTLRDEIAGAEVRFLAADLSSLGTVRDLGARLAQEGPLHLLVNNAGGMFAHRWETADGLEASFVLNHLTPYLLTSALTGVLAAGAPSRVVQVTSSAMMAAVPDFADVEVPGEHYGLAVTGRAKLANLSWALDVADDLHERGITLVVADPGPAATPNAAAMEIRMLPPAMRSMWDVIQQGVQRPAAEAARPILHAATAPDLSPGTLVDAEQLRQHVTPEVTKAVRDLTERLLGPHA; this comes from the coding sequence ATGACTTCACAGGCCATCATCACCGCCGGCAGCGCCGGCATCGGCTTCGAGACCGCCCGCGGCCTGCTCCGATCCGGGTACGCGGTGACGATCATCGCCCGCGACGAGGCACGTGGGGCGTCCGCAGTCCGCACCCTGCGGGACGAGATCGCGGGCGCCGAGGTGCGCTTCCTCGCTGCCGACCTGTCCTCGCTCGGAACCGTGCGTGACCTGGGCGCCCGGCTGGCGCAGGAGGGCCCGCTGCACCTGCTGGTCAACAACGCCGGTGGCATGTTCGCGCACCGCTGGGAGACCGCCGACGGGCTCGAGGCCAGTTTTGTGCTCAACCATCTGACGCCGTACCTGCTGACCAGCGCGCTGACCGGCGTGCTGGCGGCGGGCGCACCCAGCCGGGTCGTGCAGGTGACCTCGAGCGCGATGATGGCCGCCGTGCCGGACTTCGCGGACGTCGAGGTGCCCGGTGAGCACTACGGACTCGCCGTCACGGGCCGCGCGAAGCTCGCGAACCTGTCCTGGGCGCTCGACGTCGCCGACGATCTCCACGAGCGCGGCATCACGCTGGTCGTGGCCGATCCCGGCCCGGCCGCCACCCCGAACGCCGCCGCGATGGAGATCCGGATGCTGCCGCCCGCGATGCGCTCGATGTGGGACGTGATCCAGCAGGGCGTTCAGCGTCCGGCGGCGGAAGCGGCCCGGCCGATCCTCCACGCGGCCACGGCCCCGGATCTGAGCCCGGGAACGCTGGTCGACGCCGAACAGCTCCGGCAGCACGTGACACCGGAGGTCACGAAGGCCGTCCGGGACCTCACCGAACGGCTTCTGGGGCCTCACGCGTGA
- the dapC gene encoding succinyldiaminopimelate transaminase yields MLSAALPDFPWDLLEPAKAVAAAHPDGLVDLSIGTPVDPVPALIRAALAEASDAPGYPLTAGTPALRTAIAEWLARTCGASGKLGVLPTIGSKELVAWLPTLLGVGPGDVVVIPQVCYPTYEVGVRLAGAEVVRADSLTALGPDPRVKLVWINSPSNPTGRVLPAAHLRKVVDWARERGAVVVSDECYLTLGWDETPVSVLADEVCGGDYTGVVSVHSLSKRSNLAGYRAGFLGGDPALIAELLAVRKHAGMIVPAPVQAAMVAALGDETHVADQRALYAARRESLREALLKAGFEIEHSAAGLYLWSTRGEDCWATVDWLAQRGILAAPGAFYGPSAARHVRIALTATDERVAAAVARLTA; encoded by the coding sequence GTGTTGTCGGCCGCACTGCCCGACTTCCCCTGGGACCTGCTGGAGCCGGCCAAGGCTGTCGCCGCGGCGCACCCGGACGGCCTCGTGGACCTCTCGATCGGCACCCCGGTCGACCCGGTCCCGGCGCTGATCCGGGCCGCGCTCGCGGAGGCGTCCGACGCACCGGGATATCCGCTCACCGCGGGCACCCCGGCGCTGCGGACGGCCATCGCGGAGTGGCTGGCCCGCACCTGCGGCGCGTCCGGCAAGCTCGGTGTGCTGCCGACCATCGGCTCCAAGGAGCTGGTGGCGTGGCTGCCGACCCTGCTGGGCGTCGGTCCCGGTGACGTCGTTGTCATCCCGCAGGTCTGCTACCCGACGTACGAGGTCGGGGTCCGGCTGGCCGGTGCCGAGGTGGTGCGCGCCGACTCACTGACCGCGCTGGGTCCCGACCCGCGCGTCAAGCTCGTCTGGATCAACTCGCCGTCCAACCCGACCGGCCGTGTGCTGCCCGCCGCCCACCTGCGCAAGGTGGTCGACTGGGCCCGCGAGCGCGGAGCGGTCGTGGTCAGCGACGAGTGCTACCTGACGCTGGGCTGGGACGAGACCCCGGTCTCCGTGCTCGCCGACGAGGTCTGCGGCGGCGACTACACCGGCGTCGTGTCGGTGCACTCGCTCTCCAAGCGCTCCAACCTGGCCGGTTACCGCGCGGGCTTCCTCGGTGGCGACCCGGCGCTCATCGCCGAGCTGCTCGCGGTCCGCAAACACGCCGGCATGATCGTGCCGGCGCCCGTGCAGGCCGCGATGGTGGCCGCGCTCGGCGACGAGACACACGTCGCCGACCAGCGCGCTCTCTACGCGGCCCGCCGGGAGTCGCTCAGGGAAGCGCTGCTCAAGGCCGGGTTCGAGATCGAGCACTCCGCCGCCGGCCTCTACCTGTGGTCGACCCGCGGCGAGGACTGCTGGGCCACCGTCGACTGGCTCGCCCAGCGCGGCATCCTGGCCGCACCGGGCGCGTTCTACGGCCCGTCCGCGGCGCGGCACGTCCGCATCGCGTTGACCGCCACCGATGAACGTGTCGCCGCGGCTGTCGCCCGTCTGACCGCCTGA
- a CDS encoding GNAT family N-acetyltransferase, whose protein sequence is MLRRQDVGHRVVVRRIVGVSQDRPLFTDALGELVELTETELTLATAKGTLRVPLAEVHRAKRVPAARRPPAADVIALELAANDAWPAPIQARLGGWILRAADNWTGRANAALAVGDPDRTLGAAIDAVEQWYAAKGQRPMINTPMPLAAPVNAALDARGWTARPLVLVQTGPVQPLLTEVAARRDLPPVELADSPTDAWYAMVAAHKGALPATARQIITGVPDVVFASVQDETGNLLAVARGAVTGPDRWLGLSLVQTAPSARRRGLGRHVMRAVAQWATQRGAARAYLQVEENNAGAVGLYQSLGFSTHHTYLTREAPEAVR, encoded by the coding sequence GTGCTCCGACGGCAGGATGTGGGACACCGCGTGGTCGTTCGCCGAATTGTAGGCGTTTCCCAGGATCGCCCACTTTTCACGGACGCGCTCGGTGAGCTTGTCGAATTGACGGAGACGGAACTCACTCTCGCCACCGCCAAGGGCACCCTGCGCGTGCCGCTCGCCGAGGTCCACCGGGCCAAACGGGTGCCCGCGGCGCGCCGCCCGCCCGCCGCCGACGTGATCGCCCTGGAGCTGGCGGCGAACGATGCTTGGCCTGCTCCGATCCAGGCCCGGCTGGGCGGCTGGATCCTGCGCGCCGCGGACAACTGGACCGGCCGCGCGAACGCCGCGCTCGCCGTCGGTGACCCGGACCGCACGCTCGGCGCCGCGATCGACGCGGTCGAGCAGTGGTATGCCGCCAAGGGTCAGCGCCCCATGATCAACACCCCGATGCCGCTCGCCGCCCCGGTCAACGCCGCGCTGGACGCCCGCGGCTGGACGGCCCGCCCGCTGGTCCTGGTGCAGACCGGCCCCGTGCAGCCGCTGCTCACCGAGGTCGCCGCCCGCCGGGATCTCCCACCGGTCGAGCTGGCCGACTCCCCCACCGACGCCTGGTACGCCATGGTCGCCGCGCACAAGGGCGCCCTGCCGGCGACGGCCAGGCAGATCATCACGGGCGTGCCGGACGTGGTGTTCGCCTCGGTTCAGGACGAGACCGGCAACCTGCTCGCGGTCGCCCGCGGCGCGGTCACCGGCCCCGACCGCTGGCTCGGGCTCTCCCTGGTGCAGACCGCGCCCTCAGCACGCCGCCGCGGCCTGGGTCGGCACGTGATGCGCGCGGTGGCCCAGTGGGCCACGCAGAGGGGCGCCGCCCGGGCCTATCTGCAGGTGGAGGAGAACAACGCCGGGGCTGTGGGGCTCTACCAGAGCCTCGGCTTCAGCACTCACCACACCTATCTCACGCGTGAGGCCCCAGAAGCCGTTCGGTGA